A stretch of the Lytechinus variegatus isolate NC3 chromosome 5, Lvar_3.0, whole genome shotgun sequence genome encodes the following:
- the LOC121416116 gene encoding ephrin type-A receptor 2-like, with translation MSLCALEFLSRYILNGMAILMFTWVYLFILLLSPVRIDCQKCNTIFPFAEISESSLKVHFETVTVNSDDKISYNLRANFSWDHPHGTGYDKFMVRMVKADGEFYSSRLDCEDGSNQYVIDTFAVFNNLQHGSTYVFQIGLYDSTSHGVSQPAEELSSAAPDCYVETSDLDYCASKDIATIGVPVAVQIDDIIKYQSPNPTVTIYVTWRRPVQINGLLTLFSLNIWNAKGMVFTKLLRVNEEHADGPDVTFFRNIPNITEGIENSLMVTAYVAQDGKFGSISGPAYRLNFTSTPTTYVTSAPPLEIGDSEIVEIEVRRRHIPVVTSSTPQTYSQINQVSDTVHSIPDTLPATDFPASSPVPPNQGQSEWTKVLLYSGVPAIVLTCCIAGILIRFRRRRSKSSDETLFIRYLENGSAEKPPTPTVKRPSVDFRPKDPAFEGKEFDRSLLKIEKELGAGQFGIVYKGYAFGLYGTKEYVPVAVKSLRVNATPAMEEDFLNEIKLMIDLGSHPNILQIIGCCTTQEPNYLITEYMKYGDLLHFLWKCREDKYRRQDSIFDLTQANQLQICRQISRGMEYIFKTRYYHGDLAARNVLVGEGLEVKISDFGLADDIYQSGYKRLAPDKKRPVKWVSLETNTIGRCTIQSDVWSFGIVMYEIYTLGGIPYPGMDGREIITKLQEGYRMPKPDQCPDDIYDIMRACWHASPSERPTFTAIFKRLDDMLAVDSDYLTAELDDVQQFNFTTAPSLDDKESVGRNLSEEDMNMPAIGERMAEEEEEVGHPKKMKDSVAMNTKSMETAMGHRNPGFLMEEEECSVSIKRDSRILLDPIEHGCGGTEVVSGKV, from the exons CGGAAATTTCGGAAAGCTCTTTGAAGGTGCACTTTGAGACGGTGACCGTAAATTCAGATGACAAAATTTCTTACAATCTTAGAGCCAACTTTAGTTGGGACCATCCACATGGAACAG GATATGACAAATTTATGGTTAGAATGGTCAAGGCAGATGGGGAATTTTATTCTTCCAGATTAGATTGTGAGGACGGTTCCAACCAATATGTG ATAGATACGTTTGCAGTGTTCAATAATCTTCAACATGGCTCTACATATGTATTCCAG ATTGGTCTCTACGATTCGACCTCTCACGGCGTTTCTCAGCCCGCGGAGGAATTATCATCAGCAGCACCGG ATTGTTACGTAGAGACGTCTGATCTGGACTACTGCGCGTCAAAAG ACATAGCAACGATCGGTGTACCAGTAGCCGTGCAGATAGACGATATCATAAAGTATCAGAGCCCTAACCCTACGGTGACCATCTATGTGACATGGCGTCGTCCAGTGCAGATCAACGGCCTTCTCACATTATTTTCTCTCAATATATGGAACGCGAAAGGCATGGTGTTTACGAAACTTCTGCGAGTCAACGAAGAA CATGCTGATGGTCCAGATGTAACATTCTTCAGGAACATCCCCAATATCACAGAGGGTATCGAAAATAGCCTCATG GTTACTGCGTACGTCGCCCAAGATGGCAAGTTTGGGAGTATTTCTGGACCAGCATATCGTCTAAACTTTACCTCAACACCAACAACGTATGTCACATCTGCTCCTCCACTCG AGATCGGAGACTCTGAGATAGTGGAAATTGAGGTGAGAAGACGTCATATACCcgttgtgacgtcatcaaccccACAAACATACAGTCAGATTAATCAGGTGTCAG ATACTGTTCATTCTATACCTGACACCTTACCTGCGACCGATTTCCCAGCGTCTAGTCCTGTACCTCCGAACCAAGGTCAGAGTGAGTGGACCAAGGTATTGCTCTATTCAGGTGTGCCAGCGATCGTCCTCACCTGTTGTATCGCCGGCATCTTGATTCGTTTTCGACGGCGACGTTCCAAATCCAGCGACGAGACACTCTTCATTCGCTACCTTGAAAATGGCAGCGCAGAGAAGCCACCCACACCTACAGTGAAACGGCCATCTGTAG ATTTCCGTCCTAAGGACCCTGCATTTGAAGGCAAAGAATTTGACAGATCTCTTCTGAAGATTGAGAAGGAATTGGGTGCCGGTCAATTTGGAATCGTATACAAAGGTTATGCATTCGGTCTATATGGAACCAAGGAATACGTTCCAGTAGCTGTTAAGAGTTTGAGAG TTAACGCCACACCAGCTATGGAAGAGGACTTCTTAAATGAGATTAAGCTGATGATAGATCTTGGTTCACATCCTAACATCCTGCAGATAATAGGATGCTGTACAACACAAGAACCTAACTATCTCATTACAGAATACATGAAGTATGGGGATCTACTCCACTTCCTTTGGAAATGTAGGGAG GACAAGTACAGGAGACAAGACAGCATCTTCGACCTTACGCAGGCCAACCAGCTCCAGATCTGTCGGCAGATCTCTCGTGGAATG GAATACATCTTCAAAACTCGCTATTACCATGGTGATCTAGCCGCTCGTAATGTGTTAGTTGGAGAAGGGTTAGAAGTGAAGATATCGGATTTCGGTCTGGCTGATGACATCTATCAGAGTGGCTACAAACGACTCGCTCCAGACAAGAAAAGACCAGTCAAGTGGGTTAGTCTTGAGACGAATACCATTGGAAGATGCACCATACAGAGCGATGT ATGGTCTTTCGGAATCGTGATGTATGAAATCTACACCCTTGGTGGCATACCTTACCCGGGAATGGATGGAAGAGAAATCATAACAAAACTACAAGAAGGATACCGTATGCCCAAACCTGATCAGTGTCCGGATGACAT CTATGACATCATGAGGGCATGTTGGCATGCCAGTCCATCGGAGCGTCCAACCTTCACCGCGATATTCAAGCGACTGGACGACATGCTCGCCGTCGATTCAGACTACCTCACTGCGGAGCTCGATGACGTCCAGCAGTTCAATTTCACTACAGCGCCATCACTCGACGACAAGGAATCAGTCGGCCGAAACTTATCAGAGGAAGATATGAACATGCCGGCGATTGGTGAAAGAATGgcagaggaggaggaggaggtgggTCATCCGAAGAAGATGAAAGATTCGGTTGCTATGAATACTAAATCCATGGAAACGGCCATGGGTCATAGAAATCCTGGATTTCTGATGGAGGAAGAGGAATGCTCGGTATCGATCAAGCGTGACAGTAGGATTTTACTGGATCCGATAGAGCATGGTTGTGGTGGTACTGAAGTGGTATCGGGTAAAGTGTAA